A region of Myxococcus stipitatus DSM 14675 DNA encodes the following proteins:
- a CDS encoding Ig-like domain-containing protein, which produces MSVSLPPSSRLVGLAVLCLGLLVGCGEESKPPPLGQPAVLPDARASTVTLTSRPLRADGDDRGEITVTVKDPSGAPLAGRSVTVAVSGDGNTVAQAQNPTDERGVAVASVSSTREGTKRVTASVSAEGGAVVLASQPTFTFVAPVATRLLFSGTVRDSTAGSVLAGLEVRFVDASGKLVTGAREQVTLAKTAGPADAVLEGTLTATPVGGLARFPEVVLKKAGTGFQLKASAAGVEDATTAVFNVVPAAPVSLELSELATDAVAGAQRSARVTVRDAYSNLATNYTGTLVVTSTDGSAQMPAARVFTSGDAGSFLFTGITLKRAGRQDVIVTDERNSTLTARRTVGVFAGEATGMAFTQAPSNASVRAVLPPATVAIQDGFGNTAAVGSPRVTVALAESGTLSGRLEVTPVDGVVHFTDLRVESEGVFHLRASASGLADATTVGTLTIVDDVSPAKPLLSQGALGPDTATVSWVAVGDDGVEGTATSQELRYSTAPIRSLAEFNAATPVGGVGAPAAPGTPASAQLTGLTPNTTYYVALRVVDNKGNAALSDGLMLQTVDNNVARLVFTVQPANGTAGVAMATVEVSLLNAQDQVVTSSTAPVTLSLVGGHGFVPRQVSAVAGVATFTGLQVDTAADLHYFEASASGRTQQSNAFRIDAAAASRFVITGLPGQVTAGHPQHINVTAQDPFGNVAKSYLGTVRFTTTSTVNTLPADYTFTAPAAGSHGFGGVKLSTAGTRRLTVTDTGNSQLTGFVEVVVTNDVAARLELSGLPQDVASKSTHTLTLRVLDAFDNLVPGYTGSVGFTTDDSLATYPEQPKVFTAADAGQHTFQVTFRSSGTRFLTASDVAGNLVGTVSTRVAPGPPATLVVVLSTTNPVAGDAVDATVAVVDEFGYHASSYQGRVALTLLPADPQTTGLGEYTFTPADMGRHVFSITFAQAQSAVLSVTDTQQGSLTDSESVSVQAGVATQLSVSPMTATVTAGVPQAFVVSAKDRFGNLARDYSGTVTPTTTDGAVGAQSPYTYVAEDQGEHSFSYTLETAGAQSAIFTDVGLNVSATSALTVVAGPAATLRFLSGAVSASVRQTLPTVRVAVEDRFGNGVAGAASSVTLSFSTGGALAGDITIAPVAGVAEFTTVSAEQEGSGLLTASVANVSVPTASIAMAVTDNVAPSPVAALEATPLAGGHVRLRWLASGDDAGLGLATSYELKYSSAAINAGNFVSAFPVATDAPKAPGMQEEVLVGPLTSGATYYFAVRVLDGAGNTSTLTTASAQVTSFANNDLCAARAPTCSESGVSQVVYVVGEDDPACPYVALENLCKGLNGVCFQGACDTAAAPAEGDLVITELMSAPSEGTTEYIELTNVSDRLLNINGLSLMYAVGAAKGSVSVDKGEDAAVVVPPGGTFVLASNADRDTNGGVVADIAYGSTLDLEASGRVTVRVNGVLMDELTYDERFAQVPGHSMSRSPASDDSRRGREGGASWCASRQVLPGGDRGTPGHANETCDEAPVTSGAKPSQGDTQHP; this is translated from the coding sequence ATGTCTGTAAGCCTTCCTCCGTCATCCCGGCTCGTCGGGTTGGCTGTCCTGTGCCTGGGTTTGCTGGTGGGCTGCGGCGAAGAGTCGAAGCCGCCGCCGCTGGGGCAGCCCGCGGTCCTGCCGGATGCGAGGGCGTCCACGGTGACGCTGACGTCCCGCCCACTGCGCGCGGATGGCGACGACCGAGGGGAAATCACGGTCACGGTGAAGGACCCGAGCGGCGCGCCGTTGGCGGGGCGCTCGGTGACGGTGGCGGTCTCCGGGGATGGCAACACGGTAGCGCAGGCCCAGAATCCGACCGACGAGAGGGGCGTCGCCGTGGCCTCTGTGTCGTCCACGCGCGAGGGGACCAAGCGCGTGACGGCCTCGGTCTCCGCCGAGGGTGGCGCGGTGGTGCTGGCCTCCCAGCCCACGTTCACCTTCGTCGCGCCGGTGGCCACGCGCCTGCTGTTCTCCGGGACGGTGCGTGACTCGACGGCGGGCTCGGTCCTCGCGGGCCTGGAGGTTCGCTTCGTCGATGCCTCGGGGAAGCTCGTCACGGGTGCGCGCGAGCAGGTGACGTTGGCGAAGACGGCGGGTCCCGCGGACGCCGTGTTGGAGGGCACGCTCACGGCGACGCCCGTCGGCGGTCTGGCGCGCTTCCCGGAGGTGGTGCTGAAGAAGGCGGGCACGGGCTTCCAGCTCAAGGCCTCGGCGGCGGGGGTGGAGGATGCGACGACCGCGGTCTTCAACGTGGTTCCCGCCGCGCCGGTCTCGCTGGAGCTCTCCGAGCTCGCGACCGATGCCGTCGCGGGTGCGCAGCGCTCGGCGCGGGTGACGGTGCGTGACGCCTACTCCAACCTGGCCACGAACTACACGGGGACGCTGGTGGTGACGTCGACGGACGGGTCGGCGCAGATGCCCGCGGCCCGCGTGTTCACCTCGGGCGACGCGGGGAGCTTCCTCTTCACCGGCATCACGCTCAAGCGCGCGGGACGTCAGGACGTCATCGTGACGGATGAGCGCAACTCGACGCTGACTGCCCGGAGGACCGTGGGCGTGTTCGCGGGCGAGGCCACGGGGATGGCGTTCACGCAGGCGCCCTCGAATGCCTCGGTGCGCGCGGTGCTGCCGCCCGCGACGGTGGCCATCCAGGATGGCTTCGGCAACACCGCCGCCGTGGGCTCGCCTCGCGTGACGGTGGCCCTGGCGGAGTCGGGGACGCTCTCGGGGCGGCTCGAGGTCACGCCGGTGGATGGCGTGGTCCACTTCACGGACCTGCGGGTGGAGTCAGAGGGGGTGTTCCACCTGCGCGCCTCCGCGAGCGGGCTGGCGGATGCCACCACCGTCGGGACGCTCACCATCGTGGATGACGTGTCGCCGGCGAAGCCCCTGCTGTCGCAGGGCGCCCTGGGCCCGGACACGGCGACGGTGAGCTGGGTGGCCGTGGGAGATGACGGAGTCGAGGGCACGGCGACGTCGCAGGAGTTGCGCTACTCCACCGCACCCATCCGGTCCCTGGCGGAGTTCAACGCGGCCACGCCCGTGGGTGGAGTGGGGGCTCCCGCTGCTCCGGGCACACCCGCGTCCGCGCAGCTCACGGGCCTCACTCCGAACACGACGTACTACGTCGCGCTGCGGGTGGTGGACAACAAGGGCAACGCCGCGCTCTCCGACGGCCTGATGTTGCAGACCGTGGACAACAACGTGGCGCGGCTGGTGTTCACGGTGCAGCCGGCGAATGGCACGGCGGGCGTGGCGATGGCCACGGTGGAGGTGTCCCTCCTGAATGCGCAAGACCAGGTGGTGACCTCCTCCACCGCTCCGGTGACGCTGTCGCTCGTGGGAGGCCATGGCTTCGTGCCGCGGCAGGTCTCCGCCGTCGCGGGTGTGGCCACCTTCACGGGCCTGCAAGTCGACACGGCGGCGGACCTCCATTACTTCGAGGCCAGCGCCAGTGGACGGACGCAGCAGAGCAATGCCTTCAGAATCGATGCGGCGGCGGCTTCACGGTTCGTCATCACGGGGCTGCCGGGGCAGGTGACCGCGGGACATCCGCAGCACATCAACGTGACGGCACAAGACCCCTTCGGAAACGTCGCGAAGAGCTATCTGGGAACGGTGCGCTTCACGACGACGTCCACGGTGAATACGCTGCCCGCCGACTACACCTTCACCGCGCCGGCCGCGGGGAGCCATGGGTTTGGCGGCGTGAAGCTGTCCACCGCCGGCACTCGGCGACTGACGGTCACGGATACGGGGAACAGCCAGCTCACGGGCTTCGTGGAAGTCGTCGTGACGAACGACGTCGCGGCCAGGCTGGAGCTGTCGGGCTTGCCGCAGGATGTCGCCTCGAAGAGCACGCATACGCTCACGCTTCGCGTGCTGGACGCCTTCGACAACCTCGTGCCGGGATACACCGGCTCCGTGGGCTTCACCACGGATGACTCCCTGGCCACATATCCCGAGCAGCCCAAGGTCTTCACTGCCGCGGACGCGGGACAGCACACCTTCCAGGTGACGTTCCGGAGCTCTGGCACTCGCTTCCTCACCGCATCGGACGTGGCCGGTAACCTGGTTGGAACGGTGAGCACGCGTGTGGCGCCTGGACCGCCGGCGACGCTGGTGGTGGTGCTGTCCACGACGAATCCCGTCGCGGGAGATGCCGTGGATGCCACGGTGGCGGTGGTGGATGAGTTCGGCTACCACGCGTCCAGCTACCAGGGCCGGGTGGCGCTCACCTTGCTGCCGGCTGACCCGCAAACCACCGGACTTGGCGAGTACACCTTCACGCCAGCGGACATGGGCAGACATGTCTTCAGCATCACGTTTGCTCAAGCGCAGTCGGCGGTGTTGTCCGTCACCGACACGCAGCAGGGCTCGTTGACGGACTCGGAGTCGGTCTCGGTTCAAGCGGGAGTCGCCACCCAGCTGAGCGTGTCTCCCATGACGGCCACCGTGACGGCGGGAGTCCCTCAGGCTTTCGTGGTCAGCGCCAAGGACCGGTTCGGTAACCTCGCGCGGGACTACAGCGGCACCGTGACGCCGACCACGACGGACGGCGCGGTGGGGGCTCAGTCCCCGTACACGTACGTCGCGGAGGACCAGGGTGAGCACTCCTTCTCGTACACGTTGGAGACGGCTGGGGCGCAGTCCGCCATCTTCACGGACGTGGGACTCAACGTGTCGGCGACCAGCGCGCTCACGGTGGTCGCTGGGCCCGCCGCGACCTTGCGCTTCCTGAGTGGCGCGGTTTCAGCCTCGGTCCGTCAGACGTTGCCCACCGTGCGTGTGGCCGTCGAGGACCGCTTCGGCAACGGTGTGGCGGGAGCGGCTTCGTCCGTGACGCTCTCCTTTTCGACGGGAGGCGCGCTGGCGGGCGATATCACCATCGCGCCCGTGGCGGGTGTGGCGGAGTTCACCACGGTCTCCGCGGAGCAGGAGGGCTCGGGTCTGCTCACCGCCTCCGTGGCGAACGTGAGCGTGCCCACGGCCTCGATAGCGATGGCCGTCACCGACAACGTCGCGCCCTCGCCGGTGGCCGCGCTGGAGGCCACGCCCCTGGCTGGGGGCCATGTGCGGCTGCGCTGGCTCGCTTCGGGCGACGACGCGGGGCTCGGTCTGGCGACGTCCTATGAGCTGAAGTACAGCTCGGCGGCCATCAACGCGGGCAACTTCGTGTCGGCCTTCCCCGTGGCGACCGATGCGCCCAAGGCGCCCGGTATGCAGGAGGAAGTGCTCGTCGGCCCCCTCACGAGCGGCGCGACGTATTACTTCGCGGTGAGGGTGCTGGATGGAGCGGGGAACACCAGCACGCTGACGACCGCATCGGCGCAGGTGACGTCTTTCGCCAACAACGACCTCTGTGCGGCGCGCGCGCCGACGTGCTCGGAGTCCGGTGTGAGCCAGGTGGTCTACGTGGTGGGGGAGGACGACCCGGCGTGTCCGTACGTGGCCCTGGAGAATCTGTGCAAGGGCTTGAATGGCGTGTGCTTCCAGGGAGCCTGCGACACGGCGGCCGCGCCGGCCGAGGGCGACCTGGTCATCACCGAGCTCATGTCCGCGCCGAGCGAGGGAACGACCGAGTACATCGAGCTGACCAACGTCAGCGACCGCCTGCTCAATATCAACGGACTCTCCCTCATGTACGCGGTGGGAGCGGCCAAGGGCTCCGTCTCCGTGGACAAGGGGGAGGACGCGGCGGTGGTGGTGCCGCCTGGAGGCACCTTCGTCCTCGCGAGCAACGCGGACCGTGACACGAACGGTGGCGTGGTCGCGGACATCGCCTACGGGAGCACGCTGGACCTGGAGGCTTCGGGGCGCGTGACGGTTCGGGTGAATGGCGTGCTGATGGATGAGCTCACCTATGACGAGCGCTTCGCCCAGGTGCCGGGGCACTCGATGAGCCGGTCCCCGGCCTCTGACGACAGCCGGAGGGGCCGCGAGGGTGGCGCGAGCTGGTGCGCCTCCCGACAGGTCCTCCCCGGAGGAGACCGAGGGACGCCGGGCCACGCGAATGAAACGTGCGACGAGGCCCCCGTCACGTCCGGCGCCAAGCCGTCCCAAGGTGACACGCAGCACCCCTGA
- a CDS encoding SDR family oxidoreductase produces MADGVFKDGLLAGKVAFISGGSSGINLGIAEAFVKAGAKVAINGRNVEKLEGAVKGLQAHGTAMGVAADVRDYASVEKALQTVRDAYGELDIIICGAAGNFPAPALGMSSNGFKAVMDIDVLGTFNICRAGFEHLRKPGASVINISAPQAYLPMAMQAHVCAAKAGVDMLTRVLALEWGGAGVRVNAITPGPIEDTEGMRRLAPSEEGHQKLVQALPLQRFGTKADIARMALFLSSDAASFVTGSIMVCDGGQSLLGGAALVAALGM; encoded by the coding sequence ATGGCTGATGGCGTGTTCAAGGACGGGCTGCTGGCGGGCAAGGTGGCGTTCATTTCGGGCGGCAGCAGTGGCATCAACCTCGGCATCGCCGAGGCGTTCGTGAAGGCCGGGGCCAAGGTGGCCATCAATGGCCGCAACGTGGAGAAGCTCGAGGGCGCCGTGAAGGGCCTCCAGGCGCACGGCACCGCCATGGGTGTGGCCGCCGACGTGCGCGACTACGCCTCCGTGGAGAAGGCGCTCCAGACGGTGCGCGATGCATACGGCGAGCTGGACATCATCATCTGCGGCGCCGCCGGCAACTTCCCCGCGCCCGCGCTGGGCATGTCGTCCAACGGCTTCAAGGCCGTGATGGACATCGACGTGCTGGGCACCTTCAACATCTGCCGCGCGGGCTTCGAGCACCTGCGCAAGCCCGGCGCCTCCGTCATCAACATCTCCGCGCCCCAGGCGTACCTGCCCATGGCGATGCAGGCCCATGTCTGCGCGGCGAAGGCCGGCGTGGACATGCTGACCCGCGTGCTCGCGCTCGAGTGGGGCGGCGCCGGGGTGCGCGTCAACGCCATCACCCCGGGTCCCATCGAGGACACCGAGGGCATGCGCCGCCTGGCCCCCAGCGAGGAGGGGCACCAGAAGCTGGTCCAGGCGCTGCCGCTCCAGCGCTTCGGCACCAAGGCGGACATCGCGCGGATGGCGCTGTTCCTGTCCTCGGACGCCGCGTCCTTCGTCACCGGCTCCATCATGGTCTGCGACGGCGGCCAGTCCCTGCTGGGCGGCGCCGCGCTCGTCGCGGCCCTCGGCATGTAG